The Daucus carota subsp. sativus chromosome 7, DH1 v3.0, whole genome shotgun sequence genome window below encodes:
- the LOC108195435 gene encoding uncharacterized protein LOC108195435, translating to MKWDINDFQPELLEIFSIFVRAYDQGDSEFSLRGKVKCFDCRERLYIFDSDTRGVSTSNNIVKLVPDLGRGFVGPHLGIVTELTDNQGREISFGRFTYNYIKLSFEVVSNFESGGAAGCEVHGSINTSYSNFNYSTHYAKKYYRSTLFEKQKSDAVMLAGGEKIPLSKSVVLTTVLFTFDLGKVNKLVFLCHQLFCVKQWCEMRKEQ from the exons ATGAAATG ggacataaatgattttcaaccTGAACTTTTggagattttctcaatttttgttCGTGCTTATGATCAGGGAGATTCTGAATTCAGTCTCAGAGGAAAAGTGAAGTGTTTCGATTGCAGAGAACGTCTATATATCTTTGATTCAGACACCAGAGGAGTCTCCACTTCAAATAACATTGTAAAGCTAGTTCCTGATCTGGGTCGTGGTTTTGTCGGTCCACATTTGGGGATAGTAACAGAGCTGACGGATAATCAAGGCCGTGAGATCAGCTTTGGGCgttttacatataattacataaaattGTCGTTTGAGGTAGTGAGTAACTTTGAATCTGGTGGTGCTGCTGGTTGTGAAGTTCATGGGAGTATCAATACTTCGTATAGCAACTTCAATTACTCTACTCATTATGCGAAGAAGTATTACCGAAGTACGCTGTTTGAAAAACAAAAGTCTGATGCTGTGATGCTTGCTGGTGGTGAGAAAATACCTTTGTCAAAATCCGTAGTTTTGACCACTGTGCTTTTTACATTTGATCTTGGAAAAGTGAATAAATTAGTTTTTCTCTGCCACCAGTTATTCTGTGTAAAACAATGGTGTGAAATGCGAAAGGagcaataa
- the LOC108196848 gene encoding uncharacterized protein LOC108196848 yields MAEHPEASQREEQPGVSTPELFDPKTMRKSKPGFKRLFLTISVLLSFLSGVPFFLKSIEIYRSPIPFTEMDTLSNSIDSHPLIFLCRFHVVFVDFDSREVSVDKLAFSVLENMRKLSSSENVCGSCGNNYSVSVTIESGGDCKESGDVEAAKLWKCGRIKEGNLEEMLKDDERFDEYLNEVLGGDEEGSGKVYRVVVVSKDEEIRAVVGKNRHAWIVGRVSEVDEAVEMVAEVFVKVFVNGGTRNGSIHSEFMPVGADGRIVLSFNLLNADPRDWVYDWNFQEIDEILLAPIIRTLAPLANISTESQVLYHTPMSSFANWDKEKESYIFRTKDLPFFVNSNEWHLDTSIAAGGRSKILQFVVYVPSANECPLLLQLPNGEISMTNGFISPMWGGVVVWNPPRCVRDFGGSHSRNKISPQDLEKVFEVFLGQLRQIFGLNSGSFYHDASTTFTLLSTGKGFTEWEMDFLSRQHTCYNLLQCGTTLGSLSRLVQSLPRMIIKDEIGKQVKFSLEAAKVARSNASYGISDASAVSSREARILAEDAFFHPSMMSVSYYSFEHCFAVYSPFFLPVSMHIILAVLREFRRYKQESAKHKAWGVIDSRNA; encoded by the exons ATGGCGGAGCATCCAGAAGCTTCTCAACGAGAAGAACAACCAGGGGTTTCGACTCCCGAACTTTTCGATCCCAAAACTATGCGAAAATCTAAACCTGGTTTCAAACGCCTCTTTCTCACCATCTCCGTTCTCCTCTCCTTCCTCTCCG GTGTTCCGTTTTTCCTCAAGTCGATAGAGATTTATCGCTCGCCGATTCCGTTTACGGAAATGGACACGCTCTCGAATTCGATTGATTCGCATCCGTTAATATTTTTGTGTAGATTTCATGTcgtttttgttgattttgattctAGGGAGGTGAGTGTAGATAAGTTAGCATTTTCGGTGTTGGAGAATATGCGGAAGTTAAGTAGTAGTGAGAATGTTTGTGGTAGTTGTGGGAACAATTACAGTGTTTCGGTGACAATTGAGTCTGGAGGTGATTGTAAGGAAAGTGGAGATGTTGAGGCGGCTAAATTGTGGAAATGTGGGAGGATTAAGGAGGGGAATTTGGAAGAGATGTTGAAGGATGATGAAAGATTTGATGAGTATCTGAATGAAGTATTGGGAGGCGATGAAGAGGGAAGTGGGAAGGTTTATCGTGTAGTGGTGGTGAGTAAAGATGAAGAAATTAGGGCTGTGGTTGGGAAGAATAGGCATGCGTGGATTGTGGGTCGGGTTTCAGAGGTGGATGAAGCTGTTGAGATGGTAGCAGAAGTATTTGTTAAAGTTTTTGTGAATGGAGGAACTAGAAATGGGTCGATTCATTCGGAGTTTATGCCGGTGGGTGCTGATGGGAGAATAGTGCTTTCTTTTAATTTGCTGAATGCTGATCCCCGTGATTGGGTGTATGATTG GAATTTTCAAGAGATAGATGAGATTCTTTTGGCTCCTATTATTAGGACTTTGGCACCTTTAGCCAATATAAGCACTGAAAGTCAG GTCTTATACCACACTCCTATGTCTTCATTTGCAAATTGGGATAAAGAAAAGGAGAGCTACATCTTTAGAACAAAAGATTTGCCTTTCTTT GTGAACTCAAATGAATGGCACTTGGATACTTCCATTGCAGCTGGTGGACGATCAAAGATTTTGCAATTTGTGGT ATACGTGCCATCGGCTAATGAATGCCCACTTCTGCTACAACTTCCAAATGGAGAGATTTCTATGACAAATGGCTTCATATCTCCA ATGTGGGGTGGTGTAGTTGTTTGGAATCCCCCACGTTGCGTGAGAGATTTTGGAGGTTCTCATTCGAGGAACAAGATTTCACCACAG GATTTAGAAAAGGTATTCGAAGTTTTCCTTGGGCAGCTCCGACAAATATTTGGTTTGAACTCTGGTAGCTTCTATCATGATGCTTCGACCACATTTACTCTATTATCTACCGGAAAGGGCTTTACAGAATG GGAAATGGATTTCTTGTCACGCCAACACACATGCTATAATCTACTTCAGTGTGGTACAACCCTTGGATCACTTTCCCGATTA GTCCAGTCACTTCCAAGGATGATTATCAAGGATGAGATTGGAAAACAG GTAAAATTTTCTCTTGAAGCTGCAAAAGTGGCTCGAAGTAATGCTTCCTATGGAATTTCTGATGCATCAGCTG TGTCCTCAAGGGAAGCTAGAATATTGGCAGAGGATGCCTTTTTTCACCCATCTATGATGTCTGTGAGCTACTACTCTTTTGAGCATTGCTTTGCTGTATACTCG CCATTCTTTCTGCCAGTGTCAATGCACATTATTCTTGCAGTTTTAAGAGAATTCCGAAGGTACAAGCAAGAAAGTGCCAAACACAAAGCATGGGGAGTTATAGATAGTAGGAATGCATGA